One part of the Salinivirga cyanobacteriivorans genome encodes these proteins:
- the xseA gene encoding exodeoxyribonuclease VII large subunit, with amino-acid sequence MENVSLSLAELNNHIRDILEANFPEQIWLIAEISELNVNSKGHCYIDFIERDELTKKIIARQRATIWAFQYRLISGHFESIARQPLAPGMKVLVSVQVKYHVLYGLSLNVTDIDPAYTLGEQARHREAVIKQLEEEGVLEMNKGLDLTKVPQRLAVISSETAAGYGDFINHMEQNPYGYHFHIELFQSYMQGENTASSIIDALSQIYDMEHEFDAILVIRGGGAKAELSVFDDYDLSFMISQSPLPVLTGIGHERDESVADMVAWQAFKTPTAVADFLIERIANFDYALDEITRKMHILVRNTMDKASSRLEKQEYQISGMTKYILQKETSGLNELSGQLSYALKRFLYMKDRQLDQLADEVKNKSYWFINTQKLKSDELFKSLKLSKTKFLTACQHKLEILEAKAQSNDPSRLLKSGYGYITRQGKRVSSVSELNVSDNIRIAFKDGQAEASVTDIKSHKED; translated from the coding sequence ATGGAGAATGTATCGTTATCATTAGCTGAGCTAAATAATCATATCCGGGATATTTTAGAGGCTAACTTCCCCGAACAGATATGGCTTATTGCAGAAATTAGTGAACTTAATGTAAATTCTAAAGGCCATTGCTATATTGATTTTATTGAGCGCGATGAGCTAACAAAAAAAATAATAGCCCGCCAAAGAGCTACAATATGGGCTTTTCAGTACAGACTAATAAGTGGACATTTTGAAAGTATAGCAAGGCAACCCCTGGCACCCGGCATGAAAGTTCTGGTAAGTGTACAGGTTAAGTACCATGTGCTTTATGGACTATCATTAAATGTTACTGATATAGATCCTGCGTATACGCTGGGAGAGCAAGCCCGTCATCGGGAAGCAGTAATCAAACAACTGGAAGAAGAAGGTGTGTTAGAAATGAATAAAGGGCTTGATCTTACAAAAGTGCCCCAGCGTCTGGCCGTAATATCCTCCGAAACAGCTGCCGGATATGGTGATTTTATAAATCATATGGAACAGAATCCTTATGGATATCATTTTCATATTGAGCTTTTCCAATCTTATATGCAGGGTGAAAATACAGCAAGCTCAATTATTGATGCATTGAGCCAGATTTATGACATGGAACATGAATTTGATGCTATTCTTGTAATAAGAGGCGGCGGTGCAAAGGCAGAGTTAAGTGTATTCGACGACTACGACCTCTCTTTTATGATTTCTCAATCGCCTTTACCTGTGCTCACCGGAATTGGACACGAACGAGACGAGTCTGTGGCTGATATGGTGGCGTGGCAGGCCTTTAAGACACCTACCGCAGTTGCAGATTTTTTAATTGAAAGAATAGCAAATTTCGATTATGCCCTTGATGAAATAACCAGAAAAATGCATATTCTGGTCCGCAATACAATGGATAAAGCCTCATCCAGACTCGAAAAACAAGAATATCAGATCTCCGGCATGACTAAATACATCCTTCAAAAAGAAACTTCAGGCCTGAATGAACTTTCAGGGCAACTTTCATATGCCCTGAAGCGATTTCTATATATGAAGGATCGTCAGCTCGACCAACTTGCAGATGAAGTGAAGAATAAATCTTATTGGTTTATTAATACGCAGAAATTGAAATCCGACGAGCTTTTTAAAAGCTTAAAACTGTCGAAAACTAAGTTTTTAACTGCCTGCCAACACAAACTCGAAATACTTGAGGCAAAAGCGCAAAGTAACGATCCCAGTCGACTACTAAAGTCCGGATATGGTTACATTACAAGGCAAGGTAAAAGAGTTTCCTCTGTATCAGAACTTAATGTTAGCGATAATATTAGAATTGCTTTCAAAGATGGACAAGCTGAGGCGTCAGTCACAGATATTAAATCACACAAGGAGGACTAA
- a CDS encoding tetratricopeptide repeat protein, whose protein sequence is MFFRIASFIVFLFFITPALSGPIDSLLIIIDDSNEHEKFDLWTQVGLHYREAGNFDSANIAFHQAEKYIINKDQKGNYLHNLGSLNWRFGKYEKAEQWYDSAITIREKLHDTVGVMKSRYYLTLVYRDLSQYDKAANLTRSLIQLSLAKNDSASLADMYNHLGGIFLRLNQYDSASSWYKKAIDIRFEMKDSVKMADSYSNMGKIAREQSLYSEAVDYYKQALEIYSAIGKHKKEAYTRLLLGGTYWAAKKYQEALRQYLTSQQLYERMRNKQQVASTLKNIGLIYRDIGNIDKAVEYHIRSLELYRAIDNKPMIGIAINILAGDYWSAGNYNQALDTYLKALAVRKELGNKSHIAGSYNNVALAYKSLDKTDSALVNYRRAMDIYTKINDQRNVAAMLNNIGNLYKKNEQWDSAGVYLQKALKMRESIGHQQGIGYSALNLAQVLKKQKRLTRSLKLLTKAEQVGRGLKDQYLIQESCLLLSEIHDKLGNHEKAFSYYREYHEAERKLQVDESIRRVADMQIRFEAEKRKRIVEKKDAELKQQAMRIYFLTGGLLLLVFLIIVVIIAFIQKRRSNKLLAIRNHEIKEQNAEIEAQRDLAEQQRDKISEQNEKIKDSILYARRIQNALLPPDGQMEKLLKQHFILFKPRDVVSGDFYYFQQYKEFTVIAAADCTGHGVPGAFMSMLGISVLNEIMATGEFKDAAGILEILRKKVKKNLHQTSVKDSNSDGMDLALVILDRKKMKLDFAGANNPLVIVRDNQIITIEGDRMPIGVHIYDEEDFKNHEVKLKKADKIYMFSDGFVDQFGGKKGRKLMSKNFKNLLLETSKYDMKEQKEKLDKFFVKWKNDYRQIDDVVVMGLEI, encoded by the coding sequence ATGTTTTTTCGCATTGCCTCCTTTATAGTCTTTTTATTTTTTATAACTCCTGCGCTTTCAGGACCTATCGATAGCCTGCTAATTATCATTGATGATAGCAATGAGCATGAAAAGTTTGACCTTTGGACTCAGGTTGGACTTCATTATCGCGAAGCCGGTAACTTCGATAGTGCAAATATTGCATTCCATCAGGCAGAGAAATATATCATAAATAAAGATCAAAAAGGCAATTATTTGCATAATCTGGGGAGTTTAAACTGGCGTTTTGGTAAGTATGAAAAAGCTGAGCAATGGTATGATAGCGCCATAACAATTCGTGAGAAACTTCATGATACAGTCGGAGTTATGAAGTCCAGGTATTACTTAACACTTGTTTACAGGGATTTGTCTCAATACGATAAAGCTGCAAACCTTACTCGATCACTAATTCAACTTTCATTGGCAAAAAATGATTCAGCATCGCTGGCTGATATGTACAATCATTTAGGCGGTATATTTCTCAGATTAAACCAATATGATAGTGCAAGTTCTTGGTACAAAAAAGCCATCGATATTCGGTTCGAGATGAAAGATTCGGTAAAAATGGCGGATAGTTATTCGAACATGGGCAAAATTGCTCGCGAGCAAAGCCTTTATTCTGAAGCAGTAGATTATTACAAACAAGCACTTGAAATATATTCAGCAATAGGTAAACACAAGAAAGAGGCTTATACCCGTTTGCTTTTAGGTGGTACTTACTGGGCTGCTAAAAAGTATCAGGAGGCTTTAAGGCAGTATCTTACAAGCCAGCAACTTTATGAACGTATGAGAAATAAGCAGCAGGTCGCCTCTACGCTTAAAAACATTGGACTTATTTACCGCGATATTGGCAATATCGACAAGGCTGTAGAATATCATATCCGTTCACTGGAGCTTTACCGTGCAATAGATAATAAACCAATGATCGGTATAGCTATAAATATTTTAGCAGGAGATTATTGGTCGGCAGGTAATTACAATCAGGCCCTTGATACCTATTTAAAAGCATTGGCAGTTAGAAAAGAACTTGGCAATAAAAGCCACATAGCCGGAAGTTACAATAATGTTGCTCTGGCTTATAAAAGTCTTGATAAAACAGATTCTGCCCTTGTGAATTATCGCAGGGCAATGGATATTTATACAAAAATAAATGATCAGCGCAATGTGGCTGCAATGCTTAATAATATTGGTAATTTATATAAAAAAAATGAGCAGTGGGATTCGGCGGGAGTATATTTGCAAAAGGCTTTAAAAATGCGTGAGTCTATTGGCCACCAACAGGGAATAGGCTATAGTGCCTTAAACCTGGCACAGGTTTTAAAGAAACAAAAAAGATTAACCAGAAGTTTGAAGTTGCTCACAAAAGCAGAGCAGGTTGGCAGGGGTTTAAAAGATCAGTATTTAATACAGGAAAGTTGTTTGCTGCTTTCTGAAATACACGATAAATTAGGTAATCACGAAAAGGCCTTTAGTTATTATAGAGAATATCATGAAGCAGAACGCAAACTTCAGGTTGATGAATCAATACGCCGAGTGGCCGATATGCAAATACGGTTCGAAGCTGAAAAACGCAAACGTATAGTTGAAAAGAAAGATGCTGAACTTAAACAGCAGGCAATGCGTATTTATTTTCTTACAGGCGGCCTTTTATTGCTTGTGTTTTTAATTATTGTTGTAATTATTGCCTTTATCCAAAAACGCCGTTCCAATAAGTTGTTGGCTATACGTAACCATGAAATTAAGGAGCAAAATGCCGAGATTGAGGCGCAAAGAGACCTTGCAGAGCAGCAGCGTGACAAAATATCAGAGCAAAACGAAAAGATTAAGGATAGTATTCTATATGCAAGGCGCATACAAAACGCATTGTTGCCACCCGACGGCCAGATGGAGAAACTGCTGAAGCAACATTTTATTTTATTTAAACCGAGGGATGTTGTTAGCGGAGATTTCTATTATTTTCAGCAATATAAAGAATTTACAGTTATTGCTGCTGCAGATTGTACAGGACATGGCGTTCCCGGTGCATTTATGAGTATGTTGGGTATTTCGGTGTTAAATGAGATAATGGCTACAGGTGAATTTAAAGATGCTGCGGGAATTTTAGAAATTTTGCGCAAAAAAGTAAAGAAAAACCTACACCAAACCTCGGTAAAAGATTCGAACAGCGATGGAATGGATCTGGCTTTGGTGATATTAGACAGGAAAAAAATGAAACTCGATTTTGCCGGTGCCAATAATCCGCTGGTGATTGTAAGAGATAACCAAATTATTACAATAGAAGGTGACAGAATGCCTATTGGGGTACATATTTATGATGAAGAAGATTTTAAAAATCATGAGGTTAAACTTAAAAAAGCCGATAAAATATATATGTTTTCTGATGGCTTTGTAGATCAGTTTGGTGGTAAAAAAGGAAGAAAACTAATGTCAAAAAATTTTAAAAACCTGTTGCTCGAAACATCGAAATATGATATGAAAGAGCAGAAAGAGAAGCTTGATAAGTTTTTTGTTAAATGGAAAAATGATTACAGGCAAATTGATGACGTGGTAGTAATGGGTTTAGAAATATAG
- a CDS encoding toxin-antitoxin system YwqK family antitoxin, with protein MRQILLIFLITNFSISMFAQNVGQEGGDTLLNYKDINGLKQGKWIKKYINGQVRYKGYFVDDVPKGDFYQYDKKGNIKAKQYYFGDSLQCTTVLFYANGDTLASGKYYNKTKDSVWNYYNEKGQLMMTESYNKGTYDGDFIYYHENGSKWQYIHYTDGQKDGHWKRFYRNGNPMFETFYENGMRQDTFKTFYPDGQVEVVVPYVNDLKHGKYVLYDRHGNVIETRVYKNGMPENADKLDKKETQRIDSLLQNRGRFDEPYDQGINFFKKDRY; from the coding sequence ATGCGACAAATTCTTTTAATATTTTTGATCACAAATTTTTCAATATCCATGTTTGCTCAGAATGTTGGTCAGGAAGGTGGCGATACACTGCTTAACTATAAGGATATTAATGGTTTAAAACAGGGTAAGTGGATAAAAAAATATATTAATGGACAGGTCCGTTATAAAGGTTATTTTGTTGATGATGTGCCGAAAGGCGATTTTTATCAATATGATAAAAAAGGCAATATAAAGGCTAAACAATACTATTTTGGTGATAGTTTACAATGCACCACTGTTTTATTTTATGCCAATGGCGATACTTTAGCCTCAGGTAAATATTATAATAAGACGAAAGATAGTGTTTGGAACTATTATAATGAAAAAGGTCAATTAATGATGACCGAATCTTACAATAAAGGCACTTATGATGGTGATTTTATTTACTATCACGAAAATGGATCAAAATGGCAATATATTCATTATACAGATGGTCAGAAAGATGGGCACTGGAAACGGTTTTACCGCAATGGCAATCCCATGTTTGAAACTTTTTATGAAAATGGTATGCGGCAGGATACATTTAAAACATTTTACCCTGATGGGCAGGTTGAAGTTGTTGTACCTTATGTCAACGATCTGAAACATGGCAAATATGTTTTATATGATCGGCACGGTAATGTTATTGAAACCCGCGTTTATAAAAATGGTATGCCTGAAAATGCCGATAAACTTGATAAAAAAGAGACGCAGAGGATAGATAGTTTATTACAAAATAGAGGTCGTTTTGATGAACCCTACGACCAGGGTATTAATTTTTTCAAAAAAGACAGGTATTAA
- a CDS encoding S8 family serine peptidase, giving the protein MANLNKNIILVILFLSFSSALVAQIAPGKYVVFYNTKAGTPYSLEQPEAFLTDRAIQRRVRQDIAIDSTDLPVNPAFVDSLEVAGADVRFSSRWFNFTVVNADEAIMETIENYTFVHSVSKKIESIRHTQKQTSKYEQELKQALYGPGYQEVQNQINLEPLHNLGYRGANMRIAIIDAGFSVMNTMSAFAHLYDEERIVATANFAEDTTVYYAHTHGTAVGSIMCADLGSEYNGAAVEAEYVLIRSETGSSEYLAEEYSWVAAAEFADSIGVDIINSSLGYSTFDWPAQNHSLEDLDGQTTIVSRAAGKAFEKGMLVVVSAGNLGNDPWQYVSVPADNPDVLTVGSVDINGTLSGFSSIGLPEHNFKPDVVACGELAPYVVSDIVYNGNGTSFSSPLVAAAAACLWQAFPELSNQNIANAIRNSGSIYPNGNNNIGNGIPDFEAAYANLETTTLLPDDTAIAECISIYTDKQRALHLHIYTPDNSFVSLRIYDMHGKIITTRKATILGGEVNEIVLPSVGNPSKGQFIIVNLDGPLINESRKIFVD; this is encoded by the coding sequence ATGGCCAACCTCAATAAAAACATAATTTTAGTTATTCTGTTTTTGTCATTCTCAAGCGCTCTTGTGGCACAAATTGCACCAGGAAAATATGTTGTTTTTTACAATACAAAAGCCGGTACACCCTATTCACTTGAGCAACCAGAGGCATTTCTTACAGATAGAGCAATTCAGCGAAGAGTTAGGCAAGATATTGCTATTGATAGTACAGATCTGCCGGTGAACCCTGCATTTGTCGATAGTTTAGAAGTAGCCGGGGCGGATGTCCGTTTCAGTAGCCGTTGGTTTAATTTTACCGTTGTGAATGCAGATGAAGCTATTATGGAAACAATTGAAAACTATACGTTTGTGCATAGCGTATCCAAGAAAATTGAGTCCATAAGGCATACTCAGAAACAGACTAGTAAATACGAACAGGAATTGAAGCAAGCTTTGTACGGCCCGGGTTACCAGGAAGTTCAGAACCAGATAAATCTTGAGCCTTTACATAACCTTGGGTACCGGGGTGCAAACATGAGAATTGCCATAATAGATGCCGGATTTTCAGTAATGAATACGATGTCAGCATTTGCTCATTTATATGATGAAGAAAGAATTGTAGCTACAGCAAATTTTGCAGAAGATACAACGGTATATTACGCACATACACATGGCACAGCTGTTGGTTCAATAATGTGCGCCGATTTAGGAAGTGAATATAATGGGGCTGCAGTCGAAGCAGAATATGTGTTAATTAGGTCTGAAACCGGTTCGTCTGAATATTTGGCCGAGGAATATAGTTGGGTGGCAGCAGCCGAATTTGCCGATAGTATTGGCGTCGATATTATTAATTCGTCACTGGGCTATTCTACCTTTGATTGGCCTGCACAGAACCATTCATTAGAAGATCTGGACGGCCAAACTACCATTGTGAGTAGAGCTGCAGGAAAGGCATTTGAAAAGGGCATGTTGGTAGTTGTTTCTGCAGGCAATCTTGGTAATGATCCATGGCAATATGTAAGCGTCCCGGCAGATAATCCTGATGTATTAACAGTAGGTTCTGTTGATATTAATGGAACATTGTCGGGTTTTAGTTCAATTGGCCTACCAGAGCATAATTTTAAACCTGATGTGGTCGCATGTGGTGAGTTGGCTCCATATGTGGTCAGCGATATTGTTTATAACGGTAATGGGACATCATTCTCTAGCCCTTTGGTAGCTGCTGCAGCTGCCTGTTTATGGCAGGCATTCCCTGAATTATCTAATCAAAACATTGCAAATGCTATTCGAAATAGCGGAAGCATATACCCGAATGGCAATAATAATATTGGAAATGGAATTCCCGATTTTGAAGCAGCTTATGCCAACCTGGAGACCACCACTTTGTTGCCGGATGATACTGCAATAGCAGAGTGTATTTCAATTTATACAGACAAGCAGAGGGCCTTACATCTGCACATATACACCCCTGATAATAGTTTTGTCTCATTGAGAATTTACGATATGCATGGCAAAATTATTACAACCCGTAAAGCAACCATTCTTGGAGGAGAGGTTAATGAAATAGTATTGCCCTCAGTAGGTAATCCATCGAAAGGACAGTTTATTATTGTGAACCTCGATGGACCATTAATTAATGAAAGCCGCAAAATATTTGTCGATTAA
- the mnmA gene encoding tRNA 2-thiouridine(34) synthase MnmA, with product MKKRVLLAMSGGIDSSVAGMLLSEQGYEVHGVTYRTYDSVKDSCISKETGCCTVDSMMEAKRLSEKLGYEHEILDLRDSFKKTIIKNFVDEYLKGRTPNPCVVCNSDIKWGELIERANELNCDYIATGHYARIINEDGRFYLAKGIDENKDQTYFLYGLSQDDLKRTLFPLGGLKKDKIRKMAAERGFVKLSEKKESQEICFIPDNDYRRFLTDEVPEQIQEIGEGDFVLADGEKVGTHKGYPFYTIGQRKGLGVALGYPAYVVDIDAGTNTVMLGTKDDLNGAGFVVGNVNLMKYDQIPAQGLEVNIKIRYRNQGTMGRIYPDRKNLKVDLYHNASAITPGQSAVFYENDDVVGGGLILSVRH from the coding sequence ATGAAAAAACGTGTTTTACTCGCAATGAGTGGAGGAATTGACAGCTCTGTAGCCGGTATGTTGTTGAGTGAGCAGGGCTATGAAGTTCACGGTGTAACCTACAGAACATACGATTCTGTAAAAGATAGCTGTATTAGTAAGGAAACCGGTTGCTGTACGGTAGATTCTATGATGGAAGCAAAGCGATTGTCAGAGAAGCTTGGTTATGAGCATGAAATACTGGATTTGCGTGATAGCTTCAAGAAAACAATTATTAAGAATTTTGTTGATGAATATCTTAAGGGAAGAACTCCTAACCCATGTGTAGTTTGTAACTCAGATATAAAATGGGGAGAATTAATAGAAAGGGCAAATGAACTAAATTGCGATTATATTGCAACAGGTCATTATGCACGAATTATTAATGAAGATGGGCGATTTTATCTTGCAAAAGGAATTGATGAAAATAAAGACCAGACTTATTTCCTGTATGGGTTATCCCAGGATGATCTCAAACGCACCTTGTTTCCACTGGGTGGTCTTAAAAAAGATAAAATTCGAAAGATGGCTGCCGAGCGAGGTTTTGTAAAGCTTTCTGAAAAAAAGGAGAGTCAGGAAATATGCTTTATTCCTGATAACGATTATCGAAGGTTTTTAACCGACGAAGTGCCTGAACAAATTCAGGAGATTGGAGAAGGTGATTTCGTGTTGGCCGATGGAGAAAAAGTTGGTACACATAAAGGTTATCCATTTTATACAATAGGACAGCGTAAAGGCCTTGGAGTTGCCCTTGGGTATCCGGCGTATGTAGTAGATATTGATGCGGGTACCAACACAGTTATGCTGGGAACAAAAGATGATCTTAACGGCGCTGGCTTTGTTGTAGGGAATGTAAACCTTATGAAGTATGACCAGATACCTGCCCAAGGATTGGAGGTTAATATTAAAATCCGTTACAGGAATCAGGGTACAATGGGTCGGATTTACCCGGACAGGAAGAACTTAAAAGTTGATTTGTATCATAATGCTTCTGCCATTACACCTGGGCAATCAGCCGTATTTTATGAAAACGATGATGTGGTTGGTGGAGGACTCATATTGAGTGTAAGGCATTAG